The Flaviramulus sp. BrNp1-15 genome includes the window AGCCAACTGTGTACCATAAGAATAGTTTTGTCATGAATTTAAAAATTTAATGACATGAAACTAAAACGTGCAATTTTAATAGGAGTAATCATTTGGATTATTGCTATCCTGTTTTACACAATTTCAAGTAGTATTTCTGCTTTTGAACTAGAAAACCTATCAAATCTGGTGTTATTTATAGTCATAATGCCTTTAGTTTGGTTTGGATCTTCATATTATTATAAAAAAGATAAAACAACCCATGGTTATTTAGTAGGGCAAACTATGTTATTAACCGCAGTTGTCTTAGATGCTCTAATTACCGTTCCTTTTTTCATCTTACCAAATGGAGGAAGCTATTATAGCTTTTTCACCTCATTAGGATTCTGGATAATTGCATTTGAGTTTTTATTAGTAGCCGTTTTATACTGGTATACTCGAGTATATCCTAACAATTTTAAAAATCATCAATCATAAATCGAACATAAAATTAAATAAAATGAAAAGCAAAAACAACATTTTAGTCATTGGCGGAACTGGTAAAACAGGACGTAAGGTGGCGCAGAAATTAATTGAATTAGGTCATAATGTAAGAATTGGTTCAAGATTAGCTACACCATCATTTAACTGGGATAATTCTGAAAATTGGACTGAAGCTATGCAGGGTATAGACAATATATATATCACTTTTCAACCAGATTTAGCAGTTCCAGGTGCATTAGATGCTATTGAAGAATTGACTAAAAAAGCAAAAAGCTGTAATGTGAAAAAGTTAGTGCTTCTATCGGGAAAAGGAGAACGAGAAGCCGAACTTTGTGAGCAAGTCATCATTCATTCTGGTTTAGATTATACTATAGTAAGAGCAAGTTGGTTTAACCAGAATTTCAATGAAAGTTTTTTGCTAGAACCTATCCTTGAAGGTTTTGTAGCATTACCAAAGGCTGAAGTAAAAACACCATTTGTTGATACAGATGATATTGCTGATGTAGCGGTTGAAGCTCTATTACATGACAAGCACAATAGTAAAACATATCAGCTTACGGGCTCAAAAGCTATAACGTTTAAAGAAGCTATAGAAGCAATAGCTAAAGCTAGTAATAGAAATATAATTTTCACACCAATTGATTTATCAACATATATTGAAAATTTGAAACAACAAGGCATTCCATCAGACTTTGTCTGGTTAATTGAATACTTATTCTCAGAAGTTTTAGGCAATCCAAACAATTCTAAAATTACAAACGATATAGAATTAGTATTAGGGAGAAAACCCATTGAATTTACAGATTATACTAAGGAAACTGTTAAAACTGGAGTTTGGAATCCTAAAAAACAAATAATAATTAATTAAAAACTGACCGATGATACGATTAATTATAATACTAATAATTTGGCTTTTAACAAGTGCAAAAATTTTTACTCCATTACTAGAAAGACTTTATAATGACGTATTTTTATTTTTATAAAATCAATCTTTCAAAAGTATTCTTTACAAGATGAATAATTTTCATTTCATCTTGTAAAGGAGCTTTAACTAAAAAAATAATGATATGCCACACTTTGTAATAGATTGCTCAAAAAATATTATAGCTTTGAAATCTCCCGAAGAGATTATGCAAACCGTATATGATACCGCAGCATTATCAAGTCTTTTTAAAAGAGAGGATATAAAAGTTAGAATTAACCCTTTTAAATACTACAATATTGGAGAAGAAAAAAAAAGCTTTATTCACATATTTGCTAATATAATGGAAGGAAGAACTACTTCTCAAAAAAGTAAACTTTCAAAAAGTATTATCACTAAATTGAAATTAATATTTCCAAATGTTCCAATTATTTCTATGAATATTAGAGATTTTGAAGAAGCAACATATTGCAATAAACTAATGATTTAAAAATCATAATATATGACTAAAGAAGAACGATTAAAAATAATAAGCACTAGTTGGGAATTACACAATAAAGTTGAGGCTAACTATCTTATGAATCCTGCTAAAAAAGAAGATGATAATTGGTTAGAAAAACAACGTCTTCTTTTAGCTGATATGGCTTTACATCTATTACAAACGTCTATTGATCCTAAAGAAATTAAGTTAGATAGACTACGTGATAATATATATGCAATCCTTACAATAACGGATCAGTTTTTACCTAAAGCTAATCTTAAGAAAGCAACTAAAAAATTGTATGATATAATTAATAAAAAATGAAAAAATATATTATCACTTTTAGTGTCTTCTTGTATGCATTAGTAGTTCCGTATTTAGAAATTAATATAACCCATGTTTTTAATCCGGATTGGACGCCTCATGTTAGGATTCATGAAGTTTGGCAATTAATTACAAATTCTAGTATTGGCGTTTTATGTTTATGGCTGGTTTGGTCTAAAAAGAAACAAAAATCAGCACTATTTTAAGTTTACTAGTAATAGGAGGATTTTTAGCAGCTTATATCTTAAAAGGCCAGTATGGTGGCTCTATGAAATATTTAGATGGAAGTGAAAAAACACTTTTAGGAATTAATATTGGTATTTTAGGTTTCGGAATAGCTTTTACATTATTACTATTGAATTTATTTCTAAATAAACTTAAGCTAGTAAAAGAAATTTAATAGTTCATTAAAACCATTTCTATTCACAATAGATGTTTTTATTTTAATTTTTATACATTATTTTTATAGAAATAATTAACGATGAAAGTAATTACACTCACATTAAACCCCGCTTTAGATAAAAATGCAAAAATTGACGGGTTAGTTCCTGGAAGTAAATTAAGATGTCATTCCATTCGGCATCAACCTGGTGGAGGCGGAATTAATGTATCAAGACTTTTAAAAAGATTAGAATTAGGTAGTTATTGCGTTTATCCATCTGGCGGAGATACTGGTACTTATTTAACAGCATTACTTAAAGAAGAAGGTCTTGTACCTCATCCAGTTAAAATAAAAGATTGGATTCGTGAAAACTTATCTATTGTAGATACAAAAACTAATTTACAATACCGTTTTGGTATGCCAGGGAATGAACTTTCTGATAATGAACTAGAATCAATCAAAACAGACGTTTCTAAACATTTAGATACTGGTGATTTTTTAATTTTAAGTGGAAGTTTAGCAACCAATTTACCTGAAAACTTCTATTCAGAATTAATACAATATTTTTCTCATAAAAAACCTAAAATATTAGTTGATACATCAGGACCTGCACTATTAAAAGCTTTAGAGCATCCTGTATATTTAATTAAACCAAATCAAAGAGAACTTGCTCAACTTGCTGGAAAGGAATTCTTATCTAATATTGAACAAGAAAATTTTGCAAAGGAACTCGTTAATACCGGTAAAGCCAAATATGTTGCAGTGTCTTTAGGAGCAAAAGGTGCTTTTTTAGCATGTAAAGAGGGCGTATTTTATCAGTCTACGCCATCTGTTCAAGTAAAAAGCACAATTGGAGCCGGAGATAGTATGGTTGCTGGTCTTATTTACGGAATTAACAAGGGTTATAAACCAAACGATATCTTAAAAATGGGTGTGGCATGTGGCGTTGCAACTATTATGAGTGAAGGCACTAGTTTAGCAAGTCCAGAAAATATTCAAAAAGCTTTACAATTAATGTCTTCTTAAGCTTTAGATCTAAATAAAATAATAATAGAGCAACAACTCCACTTTTTCACATAATAATCTACAGATAAAAAACCCTTTATTGATGGATATCATTTTATTTCTGATATGTAGCTTGTAATTTACTGAAATTATTAATCAGTTAAATTTTAAGTTATGTCAGTATTAAAAGTAATAGAAATTTTAGGGAACTCTACAGTTAGTTTTGAAGATGCTGTTCAAAATGTAATTAACGAAGCATCAAAATCTGTTAGAAATATCAAATCTGTTTATATTGAAGATATGCAGGTTACTGTAAATAATAATAAAATAGCAGAATACCGTGTAAATACTAAAGTATGTTTTGGAATTATGGAAGACTAATTTGGTAAACATTCCAGGATACAATTTTTATTACTTCATTCTGGAATGTTTTTCAACGTCAATTAATCAAGAATAATAAAGAAAAACATGTTACAAACAGAAGTATTCAACAAGAATGTGGAAGCTTATGAAGCTTGGTATGATAACTATCCTGAAGTATTCCAATCAGAAGTAGCGGCAATAAAAGAACAACTTTTAAAATTACCTGAAAAAATTACCGGTATAGAAGTAGGTTTAGGTACAGGTCGATTTTCTGAAGCTTTGGGTATAAAAGAAGGTATAGAGCCTTCTGAAGAAATGGCAATAAAAGCCATGAAAAGAGGCATCGAAATTATGAAAGGCGTTGCAGAAAAACTTCCGTATAGTGCTTTACATTTCGATTTTGTACTCTTTGTTACTATTTGTCATTTAAATAATATAAAAACAGCACTAAACGAAGCTTATAGAGTTTTAAAACCTGGAGGTTCTATTCTTATTGCGTTTTTAGATAAAGAGCAATCTATAGCACAGCAATACGAAGAAAAACGCTATAGAAGCACGTTTTTTCAAAATGCTACTTATTACTCAGTTAATAAAGTAGAAACTTTACTTAAAGATGCAAAATTTAAAGATTTAGAATTCAATCAAACATTATTTGGAGAGTTAGACGAAATTAAAAGCATACAGGCTCCCAAAGAGGGTTATGGTGAAGGTTCTTTTGTAGTCGTTAAGGCTGTGAAAAAATGAAGATAAAATATCTTCCTCATACTGCAGACATAAGAATGCTTATTGAAGGCGAAACACTTCAAAAGTTATTTATGGCAGGTGTACAAGGAATGGCAAACATCCTTAAAGAAGATATTTGTAACCATACTGATGAATTAAAAAGTAAAATAAGAATTAAAACCAGTGCTTTAGATTATACCAATTTACTCATAGATTTTTTATCTGACGTACTTTCATATACTTATACCAATAAAACTATTTACTGCAAAATAGATGTAATTACTTTAGAAAAACACAATATAATAGCAGACGTTTTAGGTGTAGAAATAGAACAATTAGATGAAGAAATTAAAGCTGTAACCTATCATGAAGCCGAAGTAACTAAGAACAAAAATAACCATTGGGAAACTTGTGTAATCTTTGATATATAATGAAAAATGTAAAAAAAGACGATATCAACAAATTAGA containing:
- a CDS encoding DUF5367 family protein gives rise to the protein MKLKRAILIGVIIWIIAILFYTISSSISAFELENLSNLVLFIVIMPLVWFGSSYYYKKDKTTHGYLVGQTMLLTAVVLDALITVPFFILPNGGSYYSFFTSLGFWIIAFEFLLVAVLYWYTRVYPNNFKNHQS
- a CDS encoding NAD(P)H-binding protein, producing MKSKNNILVIGGTGKTGRKVAQKLIELGHNVRIGSRLATPSFNWDNSENWTEAMQGIDNIYITFQPDLAVPGALDAIEELTKKAKSCNVKKLVLLSGKGEREAELCEQVIIHSGLDYTIVRASWFNQNFNESFLLEPILEGFVALPKAEVKTPFVDTDDIADVAVEALLHDKHNSKTYQLTGSKAITFKEAIEAIAKASNRNIIFTPIDLSTYIENLKQQGIPSDFVWLIEYLFSEVLGNPNNSKITNDIELVLGRKPIEFTDYTKETVKTGVWNPKKQIIIN
- a CDS encoding 5-carboxymethyl-2-hydroxymuconate Delta-isomerase; translation: MPHFVIDCSKNIIALKSPEEIMQTVYDTAALSSLFKREDIKVRINPFKYYNIGEEKKSFIHIFANIMEGRTTSQKSKLSKSIITKLKLIFPNVPIISMNIRDFEEATYCNKLMI
- a CDS encoding 1-phosphofructokinase family hexose kinase, which encodes MKVITLTLNPALDKNAKIDGLVPGSKLRCHSIRHQPGGGGINVSRLLKRLELGSYCVYPSGGDTGTYLTALLKEEGLVPHPVKIKDWIRENLSIVDTKTNLQYRFGMPGNELSDNELESIKTDVSKHLDTGDFLILSGSLATNLPENFYSELIQYFSHKKPKILVDTSGPALLKALEHPVYLIKPNQRELAQLAGKEFLSNIEQENFAKELVNTGKAKYVAVSLGAKGAFLACKEGVFYQSTPSVQVKSTIGAGDSMVAGLIYGINKGYKPNDILKMGVACGVATIMSEGTSLASPENIQKALQLMSS
- a CDS encoding dodecin family protein, producing MSVLKVIEILGNSTVSFEDAVQNVINEASKSVRNIKSVYIEDMQVTVNNNKIAEYRVNTKVCFGIMED
- a CDS encoding class I SAM-dependent methyltransferase translates to MLQTEVFNKNVEAYEAWYDNYPEVFQSEVAAIKEQLLKLPEKITGIEVGLGTGRFSEALGIKEGIEPSEEMAIKAMKRGIEIMKGVAEKLPYSALHFDFVLFVTICHLNNIKTALNEAYRVLKPGGSILIAFLDKEQSIAQQYEEKRYRSTFFQNATYYSVNKVETLLKDAKFKDLEFNQTLFGELDEIKSIQAPKEGYGEGSFVVVKAVKK
- a CDS encoding archease, which produces MKIKYLPHTADIRMLIEGETLQKLFMAGVQGMANILKEDICNHTDELKSKIRIKTSALDYTNLLIDFLSDVLSYTYTNKTIYCKIDVITLEKHNIIADVLGVEIEQLDEEIKAVTYHEAEVTKNKNNHWETCVIFDI